The Henckelia pumila isolate YLH828 unplaced genomic scaffold, ASM3356847v2 CTG_461:::fragment_3, whole genome shotgun sequence genome window below encodes:
- the LOC140871622 gene encoding uncharacterized protein, with protein MEDEKGDVGLVCSAGVSGSPVLVNLAGETLREVIQNEKQTEDSYEEGDGGEVMVEIVGSDVFVDGVSGQNEGVYVAGEAGDLEGHTSENQDFPGVMDASHKGGRSELEETKVVLMVDEPKHVAENQEAEYGESATESPLIGVGVGVGVGVGVGVGVVNDDICNHGISSTGKLSSVTPDSVTEQSEEVIVSTSAMVIDEKVAIDETADKASSSDIGTTEVLGTPVEAAIEGKNDLGKEKVFYPAKDSAPCPYPLDADSVIVNEATNAEACDQVAPSDFTLNSNGENSAVEEVLFNSSSVGTIDHGDIDPCHSVDLNLSVSVPDVAAPLSSEEFLSSGRLKGENLRANAESASTNGGKETIEGEAIATETENLILKLDTLVPEDQDNNQVCIEDFDCMQCDVTNGIDGISKAGVESSCEYTISTEKQEAIVMECDVTDRIDGISNAGVESSCEYNVSNEKQEAIAMDSDDVLDFKDGDLSFANKNECLKTNRDIETGVVQKDHLFSIEPTQVDGGVNTAAIKEDKSLTIGIQPDIEDNLQNITSSSNVGDEEIVETDSGRYADQPLTGTSDAEVNNDEKFALSQPKVLEGDVACERSEEIDGSNVAKACVSDMVTSNVEVNSSGGADDNSGKNNGVHIMADHISETALMNVDKEIEFDQTYDEEKEVGYREEPAFGTEEPAYESENPKFLIEEPVKFASSVRLNQPGYLSPPENEGTFSLSDLVWGKVRSYPWWPGQIFDLADASERAVKYYKKDSYLVAYFGDRTFAWNDESVLKPFRPHFSQIEKQSNSEAFQNAVDCALEEISRRVELGLACSCVAEDDYDKIKTQIVENTGIREESSLRTGVDQSTGPSAFEPDKLLEYVRDLAPRASLGADRLDLVIARAQLSAFCCFKGYRLPTVFPSSGELLENDREETSEDMVISHKSKHIPKDSFQSRKERSLTEIMGDGEDELVAKDVSKSISSKKRKALDPLADGSEKRLAVPAAKVTISANPKPSFNIGECIRRVACQLTGSTSMVKGLNDETVNDGSLKAFEQSERQSMDVPRDSSLNEMLSQLQLVAQEPNKRHNFLNTVITFFKGFRSSSALNRRGRKKRAAPAAGGSAEDFEFDDVNDSYWTDRIVQNYSEEQLLHNCENGADNLQVVPFDGEKSAKPGRKSHSRKRLSTRSYPTIIADSDENVRRKKQESSPAELILNFEQRNCVPSEINLNKMFRRFGPLMESETEVDHESGRAKVIFKRGSDAEVAHNSAEKFNIFGPLLVNYEIGYSPVISVKISPLALPPPCQEDPNLML; from the coding sequence ATGGAGGATGAGAAAGGTGATGTTGGCCTAGTATGTAGTGCTGGTGTTTCAGGGTCACCCGTTCTTGTTAACTTAGCCGGTGAAACATTAAGGGAAGTTATTCAGAATGAGAAACAGACCGAGGACTCCTACGAAGAGGGGGATGGGGGAGAAGTGATGGTGGAAATTGTTGGGTCTGATGTGTTTGTCGATGGTGTGAGTGGTCAAAACGAAGGTGTCTATGTGGCCGGAGAAGCCGGGGATTTGGAGGGCCATACGTCTGAGAATCAAGATTTTCCGGGGGTTATGGACGCCTCTCATAAAGGAGGCAGAAGTGAGTTGGAGGAAACCAAGGTGGTACTCATGGTGGATGAACCAAAACATGTTGCTGAAAATCAAGAAGCCGAGTATGGTGAATCTGCTACCGAATCACCTTTGATTGGTGTTGGTGTTGGTGTTGGTGTTGGTGTTGGTGTTGGTGTTGGTGTTGTAAACGATGACATTTGCAATCATGGAATTTCGTCAACGGGTAAGTTGTCGTCAGTGACACCAGACTCTGTTACCGAACAGTCTGAGGAAGTTATAGTGAGTACATCTGCCATGGTGATTGATGAGAAGGTGGCTATAGACGAAACAGCTGATAAGGCCAGTAGTTCTGACATTGGAACAACTGAAGTTTTGGGAACTCCGGTGGAAGCTGCTATTGAAGGaaaaaatgatttaggcaaagAAAAGGTGTTTTACCCTGCTAAAGATTCTGCTCCTTGTCCGTATCCCTTGGATGCTGATTCTGTTATTGTAAATGAGGCAACTAATGCTGAAGCTTGTGACCAAGTTGCACCTTCTGATTTTACTCTTAACTCTAATGGTGAAAACTCTGCTGTTGAGGaagttttatttaattctaGTTCAGTTGGCACCATTGATCATGGTGATATTGATCCTTGTCATTCTGTGGATTTGAATCTCTCGGTATCAGTTCCAGATGTTGCAGCTCCATTATCTAGTGAAGAATTTTTATCTAGTGGTAGGTTGAAAGGTGAAAATTTGAGAGCTAATGCAGAAAGTGCGAGCACCAATGGAGGAAAAGAGACCATTGAAGGAGAGGCTATTGCCACAGAAACGGAGAACCTGATTCTTAAGTTGGACACCCTTGTACCTGAAGATCAAGATAATAATCAAGTTTGTATagaagattttgattgcatgCAATGTGATGTAACTAATGGGATCGATGGGATTTCAAAGGCTGGTGTAGAATCTTCTTGTGAATACACTATTTCCACTGAAAAACAGGAAGCTATTGTCATGGAATGTGATGTAACTGATAGGATCGATGGTATTTCAAATGCTGGTGTAGAATCTTCTTGTGAATACAATGTTTCCAATGAAAAACAGGAAGCTATTGCCATGGACTCTGATGATGTATTGGATTTCAAAGATGGAGATTTAAGTTTTGCAAACAAGAATGAATGCCTGAAGACTAACAGAGACATAGAAACTGGAGTGGTCCAGAAAGACCATCTATTCTCAATTGAACCAACTCAAGTGGATGGTGGGGTAAATACTGCTGCAATAAAGGAAGATAAGAGCCTCACGATTGGAATTCAACCTGATATTGAGGATAATCTACAGAATATAACAAGCTCGAGTAATGTAGGAGATGAGGAAATCGTAGAAACAGATTCTGGGAGGTATGCAGACCAACCTCTAACTGGCACATCAGATGCTGAAGTAAATAATGACGAGAAATTTGCATTATCTCAACCGAAAGTTTTGGAGGGGGATGTAGCTTGTGAAAGAAGTGAGGAGATTGATGGCAGTAATGTAGCAAAGGCATGTGTCTCTGATATGGTTACTTCTAATGTTGAGGTAAACAGTTCTGGAGGAGCAGATGATAATTCTGGAAAAAATAATGGGGTTCATATAATGGCGGACCATATTTCTGAAACTGCACTCATGAATGTGGACAAGGAGATAGAATTTGATCAAACATATGATGAAGAAAAGGAAGTGGGTTACAGGGAGGAGCCTGCGTTCGGAACTGAAGAGCCTGCTTATGAGAGTGAAAATCCAAAGTTTTTGATCGAGGAACCAGTAAAGTTTGCAAGCTCCGTGCGATTGAACCAACCAGGTTATTTATCACCACCAGAAAATGAGGGTACATTTTCCCTCTCAGATTTGGTCTGGGGTAAAGTTAGAAGCTATCCCTGGTGGCCTGGACAGATATTTGATCTTGCAGATGCATCAGAAAGGGCTGTTAAATATTATAAGAAAGATTCTTATTTGGTAGCATATTTTGGAGATCGAACCTTTGCTTGGAATGACGAATCTGTGTTGAAGCCTTTCAGGCCTCATTTTTCCCAGATCGAGAAGCAAAGTAATTCTGAAGCATTTCAAAACGCCGTTGACTGTGCCTTGGAAGAGATTTCTAGACGTGTAGAATTGGGTCTAGCATGTTCTTGTGTAGCAGAAGATGATTATGACAAGATTAAAACTCAGATTGTAGAGAATACTGGGATACGTGAAGAATCAAGTCTAAGAACCGGTGTGGATCAATCTACTGGTCCTTCTGCTTTTGAACCGGATAAACTTCTTGAGTATGTTAGAGATTTAGCACCTCGTGCTTCTTTGGGAGCTGATCGATTGGATCTTGTTATCGCTCGGGCTCAGTTGTCTGCATTTTGTTGCTTTAAGGGCTACCGCCTACCGACTGTATTCCCCTCATCCGGGGAATTACTGGAAAATGACAGAGAAGAAACTAGTGAAGATATGGTCATTTCCCACAAAAGCAAGCACATTCCAAAAGACAGCTTTCAGTCTAGGAAGGAGAGAAGCTTGACTGAAATAATGGGTGATGGTGAAGATGAATTAGTTGCAAAAGATGTGAGCAAATCGATATCCAGTAAAAAGCGGAAAGCGCTGGATCCTCTGGCTGATGGGTCAGAGAAAAGGCTAGCTGTTCCTGCAGCAAAAGTAACTATTTCAGCCAATCCAAAACCTTCGTTTAACATTGGTGAATGCATCCGTAGAGTAGCCTGCCAACTAACAGGATCAACATCTATGGTCAAGGGTCTCAATGATGAAACAGTAAATGATGGTTCTCTGAAGGCATTTGAACAATCTGAAAGGCAGAGTATGGATGTTCCAAGGGATTCTTCTTTAAACGAGATGCTATCTCAGCTTCAACTGGTGGCACAGGAACCCAACAAACGGCATAACTTCCTAAATACAGTCATTACTTTCTTCAAGGGTTTTAGAAGTTCAAGTGCTTTGAATAGACGTGGTAGAAAGAAAAGAGCTGCTCCAGCAGCTGGAGGATCAGCTGAAGACTTTGAATTTGATGATGTCAATGACTCCTATTGGACAGACAGGATCGTCCAGAACTATTCTGAGGAACAATTGTTGCATAACTGCGAGAACGGGGCTGACAATCTTCAAGTAGTGCCCTTTGATGGAGAAAAATCAGCGAAACCAGGCCGTAAATCACATTCTAGAAAGAGGCTTTCCACCCGGTCCTATCCAACCATCATTGCAGATTCAGATGAGAATGTTAGACGGAAGAAGCAAGAATCCTCACCTGCGGAGCTTATATTGAACTTTGAGCAGAGAAATTGTGTTCCTTCTGAAATAAATCTTAATAAAATGTTCAGGCGGTTTGGGCCTTTGATGGAATCTGAGACAGAAGTTGATCATGAGTCTGGTCGAGCAAAAGTGATATTTAAGCGGGGTTCTGATGCTGAAGTTGCTCACAATAGTGCAGAAAAGTTCAACATATTTGGGCCACTGCTTGTTAATTACGAGATAGGCTACTCGCCAGTAATCTCAGTAAAGATTTCCCCCCTTGCTCTTCCACCACCGTGTCAGGAAGATCCAAATTTGATGTTGTAG
- the LOC140871852 gene encoding mRNA-decapping enzyme subunit 2, producing MSSGLNRSSSAPHKNALPPQELLDDLCSRFVLNVPKEDQQSFERILFLVEYAHWFYEDNSVENNPSLKSLTLKEFTSLLFNNCEVLKPYVVHIDDIFKDFTSYKVRVPVTGAIILDETYERCILVKGWKGSSWSFPRGKKNKDEEDYNCAIREVLEETGFDVSKLLNKDEYIEMIFGQQRVRLYLVPGVKDDTSFAPLTKKEISEIAWQRLDDLQPANEDVISRGITGLKLYMVAPFLASLKSWISLHPPPIAPRSDRPTKGITVWKAKSGSTGSSTTTAENQPNKAVADMNLPDSRPGRSFRNFHFDTGPIFQAIDAAFSS from the exons ATGTCAAGTGGGCTGAATCGATCTTCTAGCGCTCCTCACAAGAACGCTCTCCCTCCTCAGGAACTCCTCGACGATCTCTGCAG TCGTTTTGTTCTCAACGTCCCTAAGGAAGACCAGCAGTCTTTTGAGAGGATTCTGTTTCTTGTGGAGTATGCTCATTGGTTCTATGAAGATAACTCAGTTGAAAATAATCCATCTTTGAAGTCATTAACATTGAAGGAATTTACTTCGTTGT TATTCAACAATTGTGAAGTTCTGAAACCATATGTTGTccatatagatgacatatttaAAGACTTCACATCATACAAAGTTAGAGTTCCAGTAACAGGAGCCATCATTCTGGATGAAACTTATGAAAGG TGCATACTGGTGAAAGGATGGAAAGGGTCTAGTTGGAGCTTTCCCCGTGGGaagaagaacaaggatgaagaAGATTACAACTGTGCCATTAGAGAA GTCCTAGAGGAAACCGGTTTTGATGTTTCTAAACTATTAAACAAAGACGAGTATATTGAAATGATTTTTGGACAACAAAGAGTGCGTCTATATTTAGTTCCTGGTGTGAAAGATGATACGTCCTTTGCTCCACTCACTAAAAAAGAGATAAGT GAAATTGCATGGCAGCGGCTTGATGATCTTCAACCAGCAAATGAAGACGTCATATCTCGTGGGATCACCGGCCTGAAGCTATACATGGTTGCTCCTTTTTTGGC ATCTTTAAAGTCATGGATCTCCTTGCATCCACCTCCTATAGCACCTAGATCAGATAGACCTACGAAAG GAATTACAGTTTGGAAAGCAAAAAGTGGTTCTACTGGAAGCAGCACGACAACAGCTGAGAACCAGCCAAATAAAGCAGTAGCAGACATGAATCTTCCCGATTCACGACCTGGAAGAAGCTTCAGAAACTTTCACTTTGATACAGGTCCAATATTTCAAGCAATAGATGCTGCATTCTCTTCTTAG